From the genome of Chroicocephalus ridibundus chromosome 1, bChrRid1.1, whole genome shotgun sequence, one region includes:
- the FMC1 gene encoding protein FMC1 homolog, with translation MAALGSPLQTFRGLLRELRHASGRPYRDTPAYQHIVATFRAHRVTSQKLCRAQQELHFQAATYLCLLRSVREHTALHREYHGKGERSPEEVAGLVGFRLPQQPGGKG, from the exons ATGGCGGCGCTGGGCTCTCCGCTGCAGACCTTCCGCGGGCTCCTGCGTGAGCTCCGCCACGCCAGCGGCCGTCCCTATCGCGACACGCCCGCCTACCAGCACATCGTCGCGACGTTTCGCGCCCACCGG GTCACCAGCCAGAAGCTGTGCCGGGCCCAGCAGGAGCTGCATTTCCAGGCCGCCACCTACCTCTGCCTGCTCCGCAGCGTGCGGGAGCACACGGCCCTCCACCGGGAGTACCACGGCAAGGGGGAGCGCTCGCCCGAGGAGGTCGCCGGCCTGGTGGGCTTCAGGTTGCCTCAGCAGCCTGGAGGGAAAGGCTGA